A single window of Pseudomonas benzenivorans DNA harbors:
- a CDS encoding penicillin-binding protein activator, producing MIACLRPLYALSLAGLLAACASSPTSNLGELPRTPQASIEQLLQQAGDSQSAPANLLRLSAADLAYQQKQLGRAAAILEQVQLDTLKPAQQVFASTLAAELALARDNPKGALRALEHPSLARLGELPIEQQTRTQLARATALQADGQTLGAARERVFIAPLLAGEAAARNHETIWELVASLAAEQLQANGDADLSGWLSLAQAAKTTGPLEAQQSAIEQWLAQHPQHPAALNLPAPLRELQELTSQPLTEIALLLPQDGQLASVARALRDGFLAAHYQAEQAGQNPPNIRLYDSTRLSSMDEFYRQAQAAGVQLVVGPLEKHLVTQLSSQEQLPITTLALNYSESSQEAPPQLYQFGLAAEDEAREAARRAWADGMRRAVALVPEGDWGDRVLAAFRESWQAAGGTLIAAEHVDEPVELARQIADLFQLRQSEARARRLQNTLGVAVAAQPSRRQDVDFIFLAATPQQAQQIKPTLAFQYAGDVPVYATSHLYTGNHSQAQYLDLNGIRFCETPWLLNPEEPLRQQVSSQWPQAGGSLGRLYAMGVDAYRLTPRLDQLKALPDSRVDGLSGSLSLNPAQRIERQLPWAEFRDGQVQALPASSN from the coding sequence ATGATCGCTTGTCTGCGCCCGCTCTACGCGCTCAGCCTCGCCGGCCTGCTGGCCGCCTGCGCCAGCTCGCCCACCTCCAACCTGGGCGAGTTGCCGCGCACCCCTCAAGCCAGTATCGAGCAGCTGCTGCAGCAAGCCGGTGACAGCCAGTCCGCGCCCGCCAACCTGCTGCGCCTGTCGGCGGCAGACCTGGCGTACCAGCAAAAGCAGCTGGGGCGCGCCGCCGCGATCCTCGAACAGGTGCAGCTCGACACGCTCAAGCCCGCCCAGCAGGTCTTCGCCAGCACCCTGGCGGCCGAACTGGCACTGGCCCGCGACAACCCCAAGGGCGCTCTCCGGGCGCTCGAGCACCCGAGCCTGGCGCGCCTGGGCGAGCTGCCGATCGAACAGCAGACCCGCACTCAACTGGCGCGCGCCACCGCCCTGCAAGCGGACGGCCAGACCCTGGGCGCCGCCCGCGAGCGCGTGTTCATTGCGCCACTGCTTGCTGGAGAAGCAGCCGCACGCAACCACGAAACCATCTGGGAATTGGTCGCCAGCCTGGCCGCCGAGCAACTACAGGCCAACGGTGACGCCGACCTCAGTGGCTGGCTGAGCCTGGCCCAGGCCGCCAAGACCACCGGCCCCCTGGAAGCCCAGCAGAGCGCCATCGAGCAATGGCTTGCCCAACACCCCCAGCACCCCGCCGCCCTGAACCTGCCGGCGCCCTTGCGCGAACTGCAGGAGCTGACCAGCCAACCGCTTACTGAAATAGCGCTGCTGCTGCCGCAGGACGGCCAACTGGCGTCGGTGGCGCGGGCATTGCGCGACGGTTTTCTCGCCGCCCATTACCAGGCCGAGCAGGCCGGGCAGAACCCGCCGAACATTCGCCTGTACGACAGCACGCGCCTCAGTTCGATGGACGAGTTCTACCGCCAGGCTCAGGCGGCCGGCGTGCAATTGGTGGTCGGCCCGCTGGAGAAGCACCTGGTCACCCAGCTCAGCAGCCAGGAGCAATTGCCCATCACCACCCTGGCGCTGAACTACAGCGAATCCAGCCAGGAAGCCCCGCCACAGCTTTACCAGTTCGGCCTGGCCGCCGAGGACGAGGCTCGCGAAGCGGCTCGCCGCGCCTGGGCCGACGGCATGCGCCGCGCCGTCGCCCTGGTGCCGGAGGGAGACTGGGGTGACCGGGTACTTGCCGCCTTCCGCGAGAGCTGGCAGGCCGCCGGCGGGACCCTGATCGCCGCCGAACACGTCGACGAGCCGGTGGAGCTGGCCCGCCAGATCGCCGACCTGTTCCAGCTGCGACAGAGCGAAGCCCGCGCCCGACGCCTGCAGAACACCCTCGGCGTGGCGGTGGCCGCACAGCCGTCGCGGCGCCAGGATGTCGACTTCATCTTCCTCGCCGCCACCCCGCAGCAGGCCCAGCAGATCAAGCCGACTCTGGCCTTCCAGTACGCCGGCGACGTACCGGTGTACGCCACCTCGCACCTGTATACCGGCAACCACAGCCAGGCCCAGTACCTGGACCTCAACGGCATCCGCTTCTGCGAGACACCCTGGCTGCTCAACCCCGAGGAGCCCCTACGCCAGCAGGTCAGCAGCCAGTGGCCCCAGGCCGGCGGCAGCCTCGGCCGGCTCTACGCCATGGGCGTCGACGCCTATCGCCTGACGCCGCGCCTGGACCAGCTCAAGGCTCTCCCCGACAGCCGGGTCGACGGCCTGTCCGGCAGCCTGAGCCTCAACCCGGCACAGCGCATCGAGCGGCAGCTGCCCTGGGCCGAGTTCCGCGACGGCCAGGTGCAAGCCCTGCCCGCCAGCAGCAATTGA
- the rsmI gene encoding 16S rRNA (cytidine(1402)-2'-O)-methyltransferase, which produces MTVPGAPNPPLGTLYVVATPIGNLDDISARALKVLGEVALIAAEDTRHSARLMQHFGIGTPLAACHEHNERDQGSRFLARLQAGEDVALISDAGTPLISDPGYHLVRQARAAGVAVVPVPGACALIAALSAAGLPSDRFIFEGFLPAKAVGRRARLEQVREESRTLIFYEAPHRILECLEDMREVFGGERPALLAREVTKTFETLKGLPLAELCAWVAADSNQQRGECVVLVAGWQAPEGEAAVSAEALRVLDLLLKEMPLKRAAALAAEITGVRKNLLYQAALERQSRD; this is translated from the coding sequence GTGACCGTTCCCGGTGCTCCGAATCCCCCCCTAGGCACGCTGTATGTGGTGGCCACGCCGATTGGCAACCTGGACGACATCAGTGCCCGGGCGCTGAAGGTGCTTGGCGAAGTGGCGCTGATCGCCGCAGAGGATACCCGGCATTCGGCGCGGCTCATGCAGCACTTCGGTATTGGCACGCCCCTGGCGGCCTGCCATGAACACAACGAGCGCGATCAGGGCAGTCGCTTTCTGGCGCGACTGCAGGCGGGCGAGGATGTGGCGCTGATCTCCGATGCCGGTACGCCGCTGATCTCCGATCCCGGTTACCACCTGGTGCGCCAGGCGCGCGCGGCGGGGGTGGCGGTGGTGCCGGTGCCGGGGGCTTGCGCGCTGATCGCGGCGCTGTCCGCGGCCGGCTTGCCTTCCGACCGCTTCATCTTTGAAGGTTTCCTGCCGGCCAAGGCGGTCGGGCGCCGCGCGCGCCTGGAGCAGGTGCGGGAGGAGTCGCGCACCCTGATCTTCTATGAGGCACCGCACCGCATACTCGAGTGCCTCGAGGACATGCGCGAGGTGTTCGGCGGTGAGCGGCCGGCACTGCTCGCCCGTGAGGTGACCAAGACTTTCGAGACGCTCAAGGGGTTACCGCTGGCCGAGCTGTGCGCCTGGGTCGCGGCCGACAGTAACCAGCAGCGCGGCGAGTGCGTGGTGCTGGTGGCGGGCTGGCAGGCACCAGAGGGCGAGGCGGCGGTCAGCGCCGAGGCCTTGCGCGTGCTCGATCTGCTCTTAAAGGAAATGCCGCTCAAACGTGCGGCGGCGCTGGCGGCGGAGATTACCGGGGTGCGCAAGAATCTGCTCTACCAGGCCGCGTTGGAACGTCAGTCCCGCGACTAA
- the mraZ gene encoding division/cell wall cluster transcriptional repressor MraZ, whose amino-acid sequence MFRGANAISLDAKGRLAMPSRYRDELVSRCSGQLIVTIDAIDPCLCVYPLPEWELIENKLRELASFREENRRLQRLLIGNAVDLELDASGRFLVPPRLREYAKLDKRAMLVGQLNKFQLWDEDAWNAVADADLAAIKQPGALSDELRDLIL is encoded by the coding sequence GTGTTTCGCGGAGCCAACGCCATCAGTCTCGACGCCAAAGGGCGACTCGCGATGCCAAGTCGGTATCGGGACGAGCTCGTGTCGCGCTGCTCCGGCCAGCTCATCGTGACCATTGATGCCATTGACCCTTGCCTCTGCGTCTATCCACTGCCGGAATGGGAGCTGATCGAAAACAAATTGCGCGAGCTGGCCTCCTTTCGCGAGGAGAATCGCCGCCTGCAGCGTTTGCTGATCGGTAACGCCGTCGATCTCGAGCTGGATGCCAGTGGCCGTTTCCTGGTGCCGCCGCGTCTGCGCGAATACGCCAAATTGGACAAGCGCGCGATGCTGGTCGGCCAGCTCAATAAATTTCAACTGTGGGACGAGGATGCCTGGAATGCCGTGGCGGATGCCGATCTGGCCGCCATCAAGCAACCCGGTGCTTTGTCCGACGAACTACGTGACCTGATCCTGTGA
- the rsmH gene encoding 16S rRNA (cytosine(1402)-N(4))-methyltransferase RsmH, which produces MTNSFRHITVLLDEAVAGLAVRAGGCYLDGTFGRGGHSRLILEKLGPDGHLLGFDKDPLAIETGNALAAEDGRFVVVQRSFAELGDEVAVRGLSGKVAGILLDLGVSSPQLDDAARGFSFLNDGPLDMRMDPSRGLSAAQWIATASEEEIARVFKEYGEERFSKRMARAVVQRRAERPFERTADLAQVLTDANPAWEKGKHPATRAFQGLRIHINNELGDLERGLDAALEALEVGGRLVVISFHSLEDRIVKQFMRRHAKGEQDKLPRDLPIIPKAFEPRLKLAGKPQYASDAELKANPRSRSAVMRVAEKVR; this is translated from the coding sequence ATGACCAACAGCTTCCGCCATATCACCGTCCTGCTCGACGAAGCCGTCGCAGGCCTCGCCGTGCGCGCGGGTGGCTGCTACCTGGACGGCACCTTCGGGCGGGGCGGGCATAGCCGGCTGATTCTCGAAAAGTTGGGGCCGGATGGTCATTTGTTGGGGTTCGATAAAGACCCCCTGGCGATCGAGACGGGGAATGCGCTGGCGGCCGAAGACGGCCGCTTTGTCGTTGTGCAGCGCAGTTTTGCGGAACTTGGTGACGAAGTTGCTGTCCGCGGGTTGTCCGGCAAGGTTGCCGGGATCTTGCTGGACCTGGGAGTGTCTTCGCCGCAACTGGATGACGCCGCGCGCGGCTTCAGTTTCCTCAATGACGGGCCGTTGGATATGCGCATGGACCCCTCCCGTGGGCTCAGTGCCGCGCAGTGGATCGCCACGGCCAGTGAGGAGGAAATCGCCCGGGTCTTCAAGGAATACGGCGAGGAGCGCTTTTCCAAGCGTATGGCACGGGCCGTGGTGCAGCGCCGCGCCGAGCGGCCGTTCGAACGCACCGCCGATCTGGCCCAGGTGCTGACCGACGCCAACCCGGCTTGGGAGAAGGGCAAGCATCCGGCTACCCGGGCCTTCCAGGGCCTGCGTATTCACATCAACAACGAGCTGGGTGATCTCGAGCGTGGCCTGGACGCCGCCCTGGAGGCCCTCGAGGTGGGCGGCCGTCTGGTGGTGATCAGCTTCCATTCCCTCGAGGACCGCATCGTCAAGCAGTTCATGCGGCGCCACGCCAAGGGCGAGCAGGACAAGCTGCCCCGTGACCTGCCGATCATCCCCAAGGCCTTCGAGCCGCGCCTGAAGCTGGCCGGCAAGCCGCAGTACGCCTCCGACGCCGAGCTCAAGGCCAATCCACGTTCGCGTAGCGCGGTAATGCGCGTGGCGGAGAAGGTGCGATGA
- the ftsL gene encoding cell division protein FtsL produces the protein MSRVFAKPLPSGSLLLLVLFLAVLGSALAVSYSAHWNRVLLNSLYAELSVRDKAQAEWGRLVLEQSTWTAHNRIEALASEQLQMRIPDAAEVRLVTP, from the coding sequence ATGAGCCGCGTGTTCGCCAAGCCCTTGCCGTCTGGCAGCCTGCTGCTGCTGGTGCTGTTCCTGGCCGTGCTGGGTTCGGCGCTGGCGGTGTCCTATAGCGCGCATTGGAACCGCGTGCTGCTCAACAGCCTCTATGCCGAGCTCAGCGTGCGCGACAAGGCGCAGGCCGAATGGGGTCGGCTGGTTCTCGAGCAGAGCACCTGGACGGCGCATAACCGCATCGAGGCCCTGGCCAGCGAACAGCTGCAGATGCGCATTCCCGACGCCGCCGAAGTGCGGCTGGTGACGCCATGA
- a CDS encoding peptidoglycan D,D-transpeptidase FtsI family protein, giving the protein MIRLEGALYPWRFRLVLLLLALMVGAIVWRIVDLQIIDRDFLQAHGDARSVRHIPIPAHRGLVTDRNGEPLAVSTPVTTLWANGRELQAAKAQWSGLAVALGQEPKTFAERLQANAEREFMYLVRGLTPEQGQRVLDLKVPGVYAIEEFRRFYPAGEVTAHVVGFTDIDDRGREGMELAFDEWLAGVPGKRQVLKDRRGRLIKDVQVAQNAKAGKALALSIDLRLQYLAHRELRNALVEFGAKAGSLVMIDVKTGEVLAMVNQPTYNPNNRRSLQPAAMRNRAMIDVFEPGSTVKPFSMSAALESGRWKPTDTVDVYPGSMRIGKYTIRDVSRSNGPLDLAGILIKSSNVGMSKIAFDIGGESIYALMQQVGLGQDTGLGFPGERIGNLPNHRNWRQAETATLSYGYGLSVTAVQLVHAYSVLANDGRNVPLSLTRVDQAPDGVQVMPADIAETMQGMLQQVIEAPGGAHRAMVPGYHVAGKSGTARKATVGAKGYTENAYRALFAGFGPMSDPRIAVAVVIDEPSKGGYYGGLISAPVFGKVMAGALRLMNIVPDNLPPVESQELAVNTGTGGRI; this is encoded by the coding sequence ATGATCCGCCTGGAAGGCGCACTCTATCCCTGGCGCTTCCGCCTGGTGCTGTTGCTCCTGGCATTAATGGTCGGCGCCATCGTCTGGCGCATCGTCGACCTGCAGATCATCGACCGCGATTTCCTTCAGGCCCATGGCGACGCGCGCAGCGTCCGCCATATCCCGATCCCGGCGCATCGCGGCCTGGTCACCGACCGCAATGGCGAGCCGCTTGCCGTGAGCACCCCGGTGACCACCCTGTGGGCCAACGGCAGGGAACTGCAGGCCGCCAAGGCGCAGTGGTCGGGCCTGGCCGTCGCCCTGGGGCAGGAGCCGAAGACCTTCGCCGAGCGCCTGCAGGCCAACGCCGAGCGCGAGTTCATGTACCTGGTCCGCGGCCTGACCCCGGAGCAGGGCCAGCGCGTGCTCGACCTCAAGGTGCCCGGCGTGTACGCCATCGAGGAGTTCCGGCGCTTCTATCCGGCCGGTGAGGTGACCGCTCACGTGGTCGGCTTCACCGACATCGACGACCGTGGTCGCGAAGGCATGGAACTGGCGTTCGACGAGTGGCTGGCCGGGGTGCCGGGCAAGCGCCAGGTGCTCAAGGACCGTCGTGGTCGGCTGATCAAGGACGTCCAGGTCGCCCAGAACGCCAAGGCCGGCAAGGCCCTGGCGCTGTCGATCGACCTGCGCCTGCAATACCTGGCCCATCGCGAACTGCGCAACGCCCTGGTCGAGTTCGGCGCCAAGGCCGGCAGCCTGGTGATGATTGACGTTAAGACCGGCGAAGTGCTGGCGATGGTCAACCAGCCCACCTACAACCCGAACAACCGCCGCAGCCTGCAGCCGGCCGCCATGCGCAACCGGGCGATGATCGACGTGTTCGAGCCGGGCTCCACCGTCAAGCCGTTTTCCATGAGCGCCGCGCTGGAAAGCGGACGCTGGAAGCCCACCGACACTGTGGATGTCTACCCGGGCTCCATGCGCATCGGCAAGTACACCATCCGCGACGTCTCGCGCAGCAACGGGCCGCTGGACCTCGCGGGCATCCTGATCAAGTCGAGCAACGTCGGCATGAGCAAGATCGCCTTCGACATCGGCGGTGAGTCCATCTATGCCCTGATGCAGCAGGTCGGTCTGGGCCAGGACACCGGCCTGGGCTTCCCCGGCGAGCGCATCGGCAACCTGCCGAATCACCGCAACTGGCGCCAGGCCGAGACCGCCACCCTGTCCTACGGCTATGGCCTGTCGGTGACCGCGGTGCAGCTGGTGCACGCCTATTCGGTGCTGGCCAACGACGGGCGCAACGTGCCGCTGTCGCTGACCCGGGTCGACCAGGCGCCGGATGGCGTGCAGGTAATGCCAGCGGATATCGCCGAAACCATGCAGGGCATGCTGCAGCAGGTCATCGAGGCGCCGGGCGGTGCCCATCGCGCCATGGTCCCGGGCTACCACGTCGCCGGCAAGAGCGGCACCGCGCGCAAGGCCACCGTGGGCGCCAAGGGTTACACGGAAAACGCCTACCGCGCCCTGTTCGCCGGCTTCGGTCCGATGAGCGATCCGCGCATTGCGGTGGCCGTGGTGATCGACGAGCCGAGCAAAGGCGGCTATTACGGCGGCCTGATCTCGGCACCGGTGTTCGGCAAGGTGATGGCCGGGGCGTTGCGTTTGATGAACATCGTTCCCGACAACCTGCCGCCCGTCGAATCGCAGGAGTTGGCAGTGAACACCGGTACAGGAGGGCGAATCTGA
- a CDS encoding UDP-N-acetylmuramoyl-L-alanyl-D-glutamate--2,6-diaminopimelate ligase translates to MPMPLNQLLPQAASALLVRELTLDSRKVRPGDLFLAVPGSQQDGRLHIADAIARGAAAVAFEAEGAPALPPAGATELVAIRGLAAQLSAIAGRFYGEPSRALHLVGVTGTNGKTSVTQLLAQALDLLGQSCGIVGTLGNGFYNALAQGRHTTPDPIGVQATLADLKKNGARAVAMEVSSHGLHQGRVAALAFDVAVFTNLSRDHLDYHGTMEAYADAKAMLFRVPGLRCRVINLDDDAGRKLAGDPSESRLISYSLEDAGAYLYCRDAQFDDHGVRATLVTPRGEGNLRSSLLGRFNLSNLLAVVGALLGMDYPLDEILKVLPRLQGPVGRMQRLGGVRQPLVVVDYAHTPDALDKVLQALRPHARGRLLCLFGCGGDRDRGKRPLMAEVVERLADGVWVTDDNPRSESPELIFDDIRAGFAAPQNVRFVPGRGQAIAQLVAEAGADDVLVLAGKGHEDYQEIKGERQPFSDLEEAAKALVAWEAVHA, encoded by the coding sequence ATGCCCATGCCGCTTAATCAATTATTGCCTCAAGCGGCCAGCGCTCTGCTGGTTCGTGAATTGACCCTGGACAGTCGCAAGGTGCGTCCGGGGGATCTGTTTCTCGCCGTACCCGGCAGCCAGCAGGATGGTCGCCTGCATATCGCCGACGCGATCGCCCGCGGCGCCGCCGCAGTGGCCTTCGAGGCCGAGGGCGCCCCGGCGCTGCCGCCGGCAGGCGCTACCGAACTGGTGGCGATCAGGGGCCTTGCCGCGCAGCTGTCGGCCATTGCCGGGCGCTTCTACGGCGAGCCGAGCCGCGCCCTGCACCTGGTCGGCGTCACCGGCACCAACGGCAAGACCAGCGTGACCCAGTTGCTGGCCCAGGCCCTGGACCTGCTCGGCCAGTCCTGCGGCATAGTCGGCACCCTCGGCAATGGCTTTTACAACGCTCTGGCGCAGGGGCGCCACACCACGCCCGACCCGATCGGCGTGCAGGCGACCCTGGCCGACCTGAAGAAGAACGGCGCTCGCGCGGTGGCGATGGAAGTGTCGTCCCACGGCCTGCACCAGGGCCGGGTGGCGGCCCTGGCGTTCGACGTGGCGGTATTCACCAACCTGTCGCGTGACCACCTGGATTATCACGGCACCATGGAGGCCTACGCCGACGCCAAGGCCATGCTGTTCCGGGTGCCGGGACTGCGCTGCCGGGTGATCAACCTGGACGACGACGCCGGTCGCAAGCTTGCCGGCGACCCGAGCGAGTCGCGCCTGATCAGCTACAGCCTGGAAGACGCCGGCGCCTATTTGTACTGCCGCGATGCCCAGTTCGATGATCACGGTGTGCGCGCCACACTGGTCACCCCGCGCGGCGAAGGCAACCTGCGCAGCTCACTGCTCGGGCGGTTCAACCTGAGCAACCTGCTGGCCGTGGTCGGGGCCTTGCTCGGCATGGACTACCCGCTGGACGAAATCCTCAAGGTGCTGCCGCGCCTGCAGGGGCCGGTCGGGCGCATGCAGCGCCTCGGCGGGGTGCGGCAGCCGCTGGTGGTGGTCGACTACGCCCACACCCCCGATGCCCTGGATAAAGTGCTCCAAGCGCTGCGGCCTCACGCCCGCGGGCGCCTGCTGTGCCTGTTCGGCTGTGGCGGCGACCGCGATCGCGGCAAGCGGCCACTGATGGCCGAGGTGGTCGAGCGGCTGGCCGACGGCGTCTGGGTCACCGACGACAACCCGCGCAGCGAGTCCCCCGAGCTGATCTTCGACGATATCCGGGCTGGCTTTGCCGCGCCGCAGAACGTGCGTTTCGTGCCCGGACGTGGTCAGGCCATCGCCCAGCTGGTTGCCGAGGCAGGGGCGGACGACGTGCTGGTGCTGGCCGGCAAGGGGCATGAGGACTACCAGGAGATCAAGGGCGAGCGGCAGCCGTTCTCCGATCTCGAGGAAGCCGCCAAGGCCCTGGTGGCATGGGAGGCTGTCCATGCTTAA
- a CDS encoding UDP-N-acetylmuramoyl-tripeptide--D-alanyl-D-alanine ligase, giving the protein MLKALRLSDVAGPLQGRLVGADCAFDAVSSDSRAIRPGQLFIALAGPRFDGHDYLAEVAAKGAVAALVQREVAGAPLPQLLVADTRLALGQLGAINRQAYGGPLAAVTGSSGKTTVKEMLASILRAAFAQRGGAVLATRGNLNNDLGAPLTLLELGPEHVAAVIELGANHVGEIAYTVALTRPQVAILTNAGTAHVGEFGGPEKIVEAKGEIIEGLGADGVAVLNLDDKAFATWQRRARGRQVLSFSLANAAADFHASELARDARGCSAFSLHCAEGQARVQLNLLGEHNVANALAAAAAAHALGVPLVEIKAGLENLQPVKGRAVAQLATNGVRVIDDSYNANPASICAAVDILAGFSGRTVLVLGDMGELGDWAEQGHREVGGYAAGKVDALYAVGPLMAHAVQAFGNNGRHFADQASLIDALRAESGDTTILIKGSRSAAMEKIVAALCGTSGESH; this is encoded by the coding sequence ATGCTTAAGGCATTGCGCTTGAGTGACGTGGCGGGACCGCTGCAGGGGCGTCTGGTCGGTGCCGATTGCGCGTTCGACGCGGTCAGCAGCGACAGCCGGGCGATCCGTCCCGGGCAGCTGTTTATCGCCCTGGCCGGTCCGCGCTTCGATGGCCATGATTACCTGGCCGAGGTCGCCGCCAAGGGCGCGGTTGCCGCGCTGGTGCAGCGCGAGGTGGCGGGTGCGCCGCTGCCGCAGCTGCTGGTGGCCGATACCCGCCTGGCCCTCGGCCAACTGGGGGCGATCAACCGCCAGGCCTACGGTGGCCCGCTGGCCGCGGTAACCGGCTCCAGTGGCAAGACCACGGTCAAGGAGATGCTCGCCAGCATCCTGCGGGCCGCCTTCGCCCAGCGCGGCGGCGCGGTATTGGCCACCCGCGGCAACCTGAATAACGACCTCGGCGCGCCCCTGACCCTGCTGGAACTGGGACCAGAGCATGTCGCCGCGGTGATCGAGCTGGGCGCCAATCATGTCGGCGAGATTGCCTACACCGTCGCCCTGACCAGGCCGCAGGTGGCCATCCTGACCAACGCCGGTACCGCCCATGTTGGCGAGTTCGGCGGGCCGGAGAAGATAGTCGAGGCCAAGGGCGAAATAATCGAGGGCCTGGGTGCGGACGGTGTCGCCGTGCTCAACCTGGACGACAAGGCCTTTGCCACCTGGCAGCGCCGCGCCCGGGGCCGTCAGGTGCTGAGCTTCTCCCTGGCCAACGCCGCGGCGGATTTCCACGCCAGCGAGCTGGCCCGCGACGCCCGCGGCTGCTCGGCCTTCAGCCTGCACTGTGCCGAAGGCCAGGCGCGCGTCCAGCTCAACCTGCTGGGCGAGCACAATGTCGCCAACGCCCTGGCCGCTGCGGCCGCCGCCCATGCCCTCGGGGTACCGTTGGTCGAGATCAAGGCCGGGCTGGAAAACCTCCAGCCGGTCAAGGGCCGCGCCGTAGCGCAGCTGGCGACGAATGGCGTGCGGGTGATCGACGACAGCTACAACGCCAACCCTGCTTCGATCTGCGCGGCCGTTGATATACTCGCCGGCTTCTCCGGGCGCACCGTGCTGGTGCTTGGAGACATGGGGGAGCTGGGCGACTGGGCCGAGCAGGGGCATCGCGAAGTGGGCGGCTACGCCGCGGGCAAGGTGGATGCGCTCTACGCAGTGGGGCCGCTGATGGCCCATGCCGTCCAGGCATTCGGGAACAATGGCCGGCATTTCGCCGATCAAGCCAGCCTGATCGACGCGCTTCGCGCCGAGTCGGGTGATACCACCATTCTAATCAAAGGTTCACGCAGTGCCGCGATGGAGAAGATCGTGGCGGCGCTGTGTGGCACATCGGGGGAGAGTCACTAA
- the mraY gene encoding phospho-N-acetylmuramoyl-pentapeptide-transferase → MLLLLAEYLQQFHKGFAVFQYLTLRGILGVLTALALSLWLGPWMIRTLQIRQIGQAVRHDGPQSHLSKKGTPTMGGALILSAIAVSTLLWADLSNRYVWVVLAVTLLFGAIGWVDDYRKVIEKNSRGLPSRWKYFWQSVFGLGAAAFLYMTAQSPVETTLILPLLKDVSIPLGVGFVVLTYFVIVGSSNAVNLTDGLDGLAILPTVMVGGALGIFCYLSGNVKFAEYLFIPYVPGAGELIVFCAALVGAGLGFLWFNTYPAQVFMGDVGALALGAALGTIAVIVRQEVVLFIMGGVFVMETLSVIIQVASFKLTGKRVFRMAPIHHHFELKGWPEPRVIVRFWIITVILVLIGLATLKLR, encoded by the coding sequence ATGCTGCTGCTGCTGGCCGAGTACCTGCAACAGTTCCACAAGGGTTTTGCCGTGTTCCAGTACCTGACGCTGCGCGGCATCCTCGGCGTACTGACTGCGCTGGCGCTGTCGCTGTGGCTGGGCCCCTGGATGATCCGTACCCTGCAGATCCGTCAGATCGGTCAGGCGGTGCGCCATGACGGCCCGCAGTCGCATCTGTCGAAGAAGGGCACGCCGACCATGGGCGGCGCCCTGATCCTTTCCGCCATCGCGGTCAGCACCCTGCTCTGGGCCGACCTCTCCAACCGCTATGTGTGGGTGGTGCTGGCCGTCACCCTGCTGTTCGGCGCCATTGGCTGGGTCGATGACTACCGCAAGGTGATCGAGAAGAACTCCCGGGGCCTGCCGAGCCGCTGGAAGTATTTCTGGCAGTCGGTGTTCGGCCTGGGCGCCGCCGCCTTCCTCTATATGACCGCGCAGAGCCCGGTGGAGACCACCCTGATCCTGCCGCTGCTCAAGGATGTCAGCATCCCGCTGGGCGTGGGCTTCGTGGTCCTGACCTACTTCGTCATCGTCGGTTCGAGCAACGCGGTGAACCTGACCGATGGCCTGGATGGCCTGGCGATTCTGCCCACCGTGATGGTCGGCGGCGCCCTGGGCATTTTCTGCTACCTGTCCGGCAACGTGAAGTTCGCCGAGTACCTGTTCATTCCCTATGTGCCCGGCGCCGGCGAGCTGATCGTGTTCTGCGCCGCGCTGGTTGGCGCCGGCCTCGGCTTCCTCTGGTTCAACACCTACCCGGCCCAGGTCTTCATGGGCGACGTCGGCGCGCTGGCCCTCGGTGCCGCGCTCGGCACCATCGCCGTGATCGTGCGCCAGGAAGTGGTGCTGTTCATCATGGGCGGGGTGTTCGTCATGGAAACCCTGTCGGTGATCATCCAGGTGGCGTCCTTCAAGTTGACCGGCAAGCGGGTGTTCCGCATGGCGCCGATTCACCACCATTTCGAATTGAAAGGCTGGCCCGAGCCGCGGGTGATCGTGCGTTTCTGGATCATTACCGTAATCCTGGTGCTGATCGGCCTGGCCACCCTGAAACTGAGGTAA